A region from the Pseudomonas sp. Teo4 genome encodes:
- the mmsB gene encoding 3-hydroxyisobutyrate dehydrogenase, translating to MRIAFIGLGNMGAPMARNLIKAGHQLNLFDLNKTVLAELAELGGQVSASPKDAAADSELVITMLPAAAHVRAVYLNEEDGVLAGIRPGTPTVDCSTIDPQTARDVSKAAAAKGVDMGDAPVSGGTGGAAAGTLTFMVGASAELFATLKPVLEQMGRNIVHCGEVGTGQIAKICNNLLLGISMVGVSEAMALGNALGIDTKVLAGIINSSTGRCWSSDTYNPWPGIIETAPASRGYTGGFGAELMLKDLGLATEAARQAHQPVILGAVAQQLYQAMSLRGDGGKDFSAIVEGYRKKD from the coding sequence ATGCGTATCGCATTCATCGGTCTGGGCAACATGGGCGCCCCCATGGCCCGCAACCTGATCAAGGCCGGGCACCAGTTGAACCTGTTCGACCTGAACAAGACTGTGCTGGCCGAACTCGCCGAGCTGGGCGGGCAGGTCAGCGCCTCGCCCAAGGACGCGGCTGCCGACAGCGAGCTGGTGATTACCATGTTGCCGGCAGCGGCCCATGTGCGCGCCGTGTACCTCAATGAAGAAGATGGCGTGCTGGCGGGCATCCGTCCAGGTACGCCGACGGTGGATTGCAGCACCATCGACCCGCAGACTGCCCGCGATGTGTCCAAAGCCGCAGCGGCCAAGGGCGTGGATATGGGCGATGCACCGGTTTCCGGCGGCACCGGCGGCGCGGCGGCGGGCACGCTGACCTTCATGGTCGGCGCCAGTGCCGAGTTGTTCGCCACCCTCAAGCCGGTACTGGAACAGATGGGCCGCAACATCGTGCATTGCGGTGAGGTGGGGACCGGGCAGATCGCCAAGATCTGCAACAACCTGCTGCTGGGCATCTCGATGGTCGGCGTGTCCGAGGCCATGGCGCTGGGCAATGCGCTGGGCATCGACACCAAGGTGTTGGCCGGCATCATCAACAGCTCGACCGGGCGTTGCTGGAGCTCCGACACCTACAACCCTTGGCCGGGCATTATCGAAACCGCGCCGGCCTCACGGGGCTACACCGGAGGTTTTGGCGCCGAGCTGATGCTCAAGGACCTGGGCTTGGCCACTGAAGCTGCACGGCAGGCGCACCAACCGGTGATTCTTGGTGCGGTGGCCCAGCAGCTGTATCAGGCGATGAGCTTGCGTGGTGACGGCGGCAAGGACTTCTCGGCGATTGTCGAGGGGTATCGCAAGAAGGATTGA
- a CDS encoding metal/formaldehyde-sensitive transcriptional repressor yields the protein MAHTLKSKKQLLTRVRKIKGQAAALETALEQEKDCLAILQQIAAVRGAVNGLMAEMMEGHIREHLVADGLSAEQRQEEADKVAALLRSYLK from the coding sequence ATGGCACATACACTCAAGAGCAAGAAGCAGCTGCTGACTCGCGTGCGCAAGATCAAAGGCCAGGCTGCGGCCCTGGAGACTGCGCTCGAGCAGGAAAAGGACTGCCTGGCCATCCTCCAGCAGATTGCTGCCGTGCGCGGCGCGGTGAACGGGCTGATGGCCGAAATGATGGAGGGGCACATCCGTGAACACCTCGTGGCGGATGGCTTGAGCGCGGAGCAGCGACAGGAAGAGGCAGACAAGGTGGCGGCGTTGCTGCGTTCCTACCTTAAATGA
- a CDS encoding phosphatidate cytidylyltransferase, whose protein sequence is MDDNTLLLFAGIGALLLLASVIGRLLKWRAGPAPHAVIDNLNARINAWWVMVLVIGIAFVFGKYGVIVLFYGVSFYALREFMTLTPTRRSDYPALVAAFYVALPVQYLLIAMDWYGMFSIFIPVYLFLLLPILASFGGDTTRFLERASKVQWGLMIAVYCLSSVPALLTLDIPGYEGRNLLLIAWLILVVQISDVLQYVCGKLFGKHKVAPNLSPSKTVEGLAGGVALATLVGALLCWITPFNFWQAALMALTVNAMGFFGGLVMSAIKRDRGVKDWGHMIEGHGGMLDRMDSVCFAAPVFFHFVRYWWA, encoded by the coding sequence ATGGACGACAACACCCTGCTTCTGTTTGCCGGCATCGGCGCCCTGCTGTTGCTCGCCAGCGTGATCGGCCGCTTGCTCAAATGGCGCGCCGGCCCAGCCCCGCATGCGGTGATCGACAACCTCAATGCCCGCATCAATGCCTGGTGGGTGATGGTGCTGGTGATCGGCATCGCCTTCGTGTTCGGCAAATACGGCGTGATCGTGCTGTTCTACGGTGTTTCGTTCTACGCCCTGCGCGAGTTCATGACCCTCACCCCGACCCGACGCAGCGACTACCCGGCGCTGGTGGCCGCCTTCTACGTGGCGCTGCCGGTGCAATACCTGCTGATCGCCATGGATTGGTACGGGATGTTCAGCATCTTCATTCCGGTGTACCTGTTCCTGCTGCTGCCGATTCTGGCCAGCTTCGGCGGTGACACCACGCGTTTTCTGGAGCGGGCCTCGAAGGTGCAGTGGGGCTTGATGATCGCGGTGTACTGCCTGTCTTCGGTGCCGGCCCTGTTGACCCTCGATATTCCCGGTTACGAAGGCCGCAACCTGTTGCTGATCGCCTGGCTGATTCTGGTGGTGCAGATCAGCGACGTGCTGCAGTACGTCTGCGGCAAACTGTTCGGCAAGCACAAGGTGGCGCCCAACCTGTCACCGTCCAAGACCGTCGAAGGCTTGGCCGGCGGTGTCGCCTTGGCCACTCTGGTCGGCGCCCTGCTGTGCTGGATCACCCCCTTCAACTTCTGGCAGGCCGCATTGATGGCGCTGACGGTCAACGCCATGGGCTTTTTCGGTGGGCTGGTGATGTCGGCGATCAAGCGCGACCGCGGGGTGAAGGACTGGGGGCACATGATCGAAGGCCACGGCGGCATGCTCGACCGGATGGATTCGGTGTGCTTTGCCGCCCCCGTGTTCTTCCACTTCGTGCGCTACTGGTGGGCCTGA
- a CDS encoding cupin domain-containing protein: MSDFITVLRETCPTPVVDATKWKRIGGDPHTVNLNAYLSADGSKIMGTWICTPGKFEVNYEKWEFCHFLDGYCIITPEGEEPKHLKAGDVFVIEPGMKGTWEVVETVRKYFVFA; this comes from the coding sequence ATGTCCGATTTCATCACCGTCCTGCGCGAAACCTGCCCGACGCCGGTCGTGGACGCCACCAAGTGGAAGCGCATCGGCGGCGATCCGCACACCGTCAACCTCAACGCCTACCTGTCGGCCGACGGCAGCAAGATCATGGGCACCTGGATCTGCACGCCGGGCAAGTTCGAGGTGAATTACGAGAAGTGGGAGTTCTGCCACTTCCTCGATGGCTACTGCATCATCACCCCGGAAGGTGAAGAGCCGAAGCACCTGAAAGCGGGTGATGTGTTCGTGATCGAACCGGGGATGAAGGGCACTTGGGAAGTGGTCGAGACCGTGCGCAAGTATTTCGTCTTCGCCTGA
- the dmeF gene encoding CDF family Co(II)/Ni(II) efflux transporter DmeF, whose protein sequence is MATQTSDRWQHTHQFHTGNLGAERKTRLAVWLTAVMMVAEIAGGWFFNSMALLADGWHMSSHALALGLSLLAYAAARRYAADRRFAFGTWKIEILGGYSSALLLLGVAGLMAFQSIERLLTPGPIHYDEAIFIAIVGLAVNLVCAWLLRDDHHHDHHHGHGHDHHHDHSHHHHDLNLRSAYLHVIADAATSVLAIIALLAGKFWGASWLDPVMGLVGAVLVALWARGLLRDTGRVLLDAEMDAPVVEEIREVVAQLPAPATITDLHVWRVGKDQYACILSLATQGELSADSVRQALGVHEELAHVTVEVNALP, encoded by the coding sequence ATGGCGACGCAAACCTCAGACCGCTGGCAGCACACCCACCAGTTCCATACCGGAAATCTCGGCGCCGAACGCAAGACTCGCCTGGCGGTGTGGCTGACGGCCGTGATGATGGTGGCGGAAATCGCTGGTGGCTGGTTCTTCAACTCCATGGCCCTGCTGGCCGACGGCTGGCACATGAGCTCCCATGCCCTGGCGCTCGGCTTGTCATTGCTGGCGTATGCCGCAGCGCGACGCTATGCCGCAGACCGGCGCTTCGCCTTCGGCACCTGGAAGATCGAAATCCTTGGTGGTTATTCCAGCGCCCTGCTGCTGCTCGGTGTGGCCGGGCTGATGGCCTTCCAGTCCATCGAACGGCTGCTGACACCGGGGCCGATCCACTACGACGAAGCAATTTTCATCGCCATCGTGGGCCTGGCCGTGAACCTGGTCTGCGCCTGGCTGCTGCGCGATGACCATCACCATGACCATCATCATGGCCATGGCCACGACCACCACCACGATCACAGCCATCACCACCACGACCTGAACCTGCGCTCGGCCTACCTGCACGTCATCGCCGACGCCGCCACCTCGGTACTGGCCATCATCGCCCTGCTTGCAGGCAAGTTCTGGGGCGCCAGCTGGCTCGACCCGGTGATGGGACTGGTAGGTGCGGTACTGGTGGCGCTGTGGGCGCGCGGCCTGCTGCGCGATACTGGCCGGGTGTTGCTGGACGCCGAAATGGACGCACCGGTGGTCGAGGAAATTCGTGAAGTGGTCGCTCAGTTGCCTGCACCTGCCACCATCACCGACCTGCACGTCTGGCGCGTGGGCAAAGACCAGTACGCCTGTATCCTCAGCCTCGCAACCCAAGGGGAACTGAGCGCCGATAGCGTGCGCCAGGCCCTCGGCGTCCATGAAGAACTGGCCCATGTGACCGTAGAGGTAAATGCGCTGCCATAG
- a CDS encoding CoA-acylating methylmalonate-semialdehyde dehydrogenase: MNAPQSPDQTKVEQVKLLIDGQWVESKTTEWRDIVNPATQQVLARVPFATVEEVDAAVAAAQRAFPSWRDTPIGARMRIMLKLQALIREHTKRIAQTLSAEQGKTLADAEGDIFRGLEVVEHAASIGTLQMGEFAENVAGGVDTYTLRQPIGVCAGITPFNFPAMIPLWMFPMAIVCGNTFVLKPSEQDPLSTMMLVELALEAGVPAGVLNVVHGGKQVVDAICTHQDIKAISFVGSTEVGTHVYNLGSQHGKRVQSMMGAKNHAVVLPDANRTQTVNALVGAAFGAAGQRCMATSVAVLVGKARDWLPDIKEAASKLKVNAGCEPGTDVGPVVSKRAKERVLGLIESGIQEGAKLELDGRDVKVPGYEQGNFVGPTLFSGVKTDMQVYTQEIFGPVLVTLEVDTLDEAIALVNANPFGNGTGLFTQSGAAARKFQSEIDIGQVGINIPIPVPVPFFSFTGSRGSKLGDLGPYGKQVVQFYTQTKTVTARWFDDDSVNDGVNTTISLR, from the coding sequence ATGAACGCACCGCAATCCCCCGACCAGACCAAGGTCGAGCAGGTCAAGCTGCTGATCGATGGCCAGTGGGTCGAATCGAAAACCACCGAATGGCGTGACATCGTCAACCCGGCCACCCAGCAGGTGCTGGCGCGGGTCCCGTTCGCCACCGTCGAAGAAGTCGATGCCGCCGTGGCCGCTGCCCAGCGCGCCTTCCCGAGCTGGCGCGATACCCCGATTGGCGCACGCATGCGCATCATGCTCAAGCTGCAGGCGTTGATCCGCGAGCACACCAAGCGCATCGCCCAGACCCTCAGCGCCGAGCAGGGCAAGACCCTGGCCGATGCCGAAGGCGATATCTTCCGTGGCCTTGAAGTGGTCGAACATGCAGCGTCGATTGGCACCCTGCAGATGGGCGAGTTCGCCGAGAACGTCGCCGGGGGCGTGGACACCTACACCCTGCGCCAGCCCATCGGTGTATGCGCTGGCATCACCCCATTCAACTTCCCGGCGATGATTCCGTTGTGGATGTTCCCCATGGCCATCGTCTGCGGTAACACCTTCGTCCTCAAGCCGTCCGAGCAGGACCCGCTGTCGACCATGATGCTGGTCGAGCTGGCGCTGGAAGCCGGTGTACCGGCGGGTGTGTTGAACGTGGTGCATGGCGGCAAGCAAGTGGTGGATGCGATCTGCACCCATCAGGACATCAAGGCCATTTCCTTCGTCGGCTCTACCGAAGTCGGTACCCACGTCTACAACCTGGGTAGCCAGCACGGCAAGCGCGTGCAGTCGATGATGGGCGCCAAGAACCATGCCGTGGTGCTGCCTGACGCCAACCGCACGCAAACCGTCAACGCCCTGGTTGGCGCCGCCTTTGGCGCGGCAGGCCAGCGCTGCATGGCCACCTCGGTGGCGGTACTGGTGGGCAAGGCCCGCGACTGGCTGCCGGACATCAAGGAGGCTGCGAGCAAGCTCAAGGTCAATGCCGGCTGTGAGCCAGGCACCGACGTTGGCCCGGTGGTGTCCAAGCGCGCCAAGGAACGTGTGCTGGGGCTGATTGAAAGCGGCATCCAGGAAGGTGCCAAGCTTGAACTGGACGGGCGCGATGTGAAGGTGCCAGGTTACGAGCAGGGCAACTTCGTTGGCCCGACCCTGTTCTCCGGGGTCAAGACCGACATGCAGGTCTACACCCAGGAAATCTTCGGCCCGGTGCTGGTGACCCTGGAAGTCGACACCCTCGACGAAGCCATCGCCCTGGTCAACGCCAACCCGTTCGGCAACGGCACCGGCCTGTTCACCCAGAGCGGCGCGGCGGCGCGCAAGTTCCAGAGCGAGATCGACATCGGCCAGGTTGGTATCAACATCCCGATTCCGGTGCCGGTGCCGTTCTTCAGCTTCACCGGTTCGCGCGGCTCGAAGCTGGGAGACCTTGGCCCATACGGCAAGCAAGTGGTGCAGTTCTACACTCAGACCAAGACCGTCACCGCCCGCTGGTTCGATGACGACAGCGTCAATGACGGTGTGAACACCACCATCAGCCTGCGCTAA